In the genome of Hydra vulgaris chromosome 06, alternate assembly HydraT2T_AEP, the window TATGTACTTTTTGAACAAACTaactttctattatttaaaatttaagcagCTTACAGTCATGTTGTATCTATAATTGTGATGGTTACGCGGTAAATTAgggtttttccaaaaaatttgaGACATATGGTGTACCTTGACGAACAAAAGACAATATAGGGTAGAGTGGGGCACAATGGGACAGTTATGCCTGAAGTCTTATATGTcagctaaaaaaatttcttattcaaaatttttttcggtaaaacattttaaattattgtgctttattattgtaaaaaaagtttactatttacaaaatttgcGTATTTTCCTAAGCGATACAACGATAAAAGATTTATCTTGAACTATTACGAATTTGCTATatctataaaaagtttatacttttcagATATATTATATGGCATATTTAAGTTTGCTCCACATTGGCATATTACTAATAAAACAGCTCATCAAAAATGTTGCCTAAtggttttaagatatttttgtgtgatttatgagataaaattttttgtaatataaaaatttttttaaatttttttgtttaatttcaaatttagtatTAGGTTACCAATTTAATACCAATTTAACCTAGTtaccaatttaataatatataggtTAGAGTAGAGTGgaggtattttataatataaccaaaaacaattttttattttagctgttAATCCTTTTTGTGGTGTATGGGAGTAAAGGTGTGTGGTTTCTATGGGTTACTTTTTTGAGAGTTTAATGTCTAAACATATTTATGTGGTAGATAGccttcatttttcatcatttttaaagctttacagTTGACGAATAACTGCTACTTTTTAACTGTCCCGTTTTGCCCCACCcatttgcaaaatataaaagttttgctAGCCTAGAGTTTCGTTACTTTGGTTGtcataacttatttttagtagtttttttgtttttttttcattttcttatatcaatgattttttggaaatttataaaaaacaccGTTAACTATGATTAATTTATTCGCAACTAGCATTTGTTTCTTAAGTGTTCCAATATGCCACGCTCTACCCTTTACCTTTTATATGATTTGTCAAAAACCCGATGTAACAAAATTTACTTAGAATAAAGTcctacttaaattttttaatgtttatttatgtatttatttaagcCAGTGTGTGTTGTATCAATTTATTCTTATATTGTCAGTATTAccactttttcatatattaaaaaaagtactataTGTTGTATCTTTATTATACTTGTAATGGTCTTGTGTTGTCAAAGATACTAGTCGACATTTCATAAATATGTTTTGATTGAAACATACAGTGTCTCAAAAAGTTATCCGaccaaacaatttttaaaatatttttcctaaaaaaagtacaatatttttgtaacatttttttggtaaactcgagataagtaataataaagtgacacgtttttagattttatttattttggtgtAAAATATGAATCACAaagttttcagttttaaaataaagaaacttaAGTCGCTTTCttattgtctaaaaaatatttgaccaaacacattttttgtttcacaacaaattattaaataaaaaaacaattattttaatactttctaGGGTCCCCTTTTGATTGGATACAGCCTCCTTTTGCTTAGATTACAGCTTCTAAAcgtaaaaaaatgaatgatctTCAATTTTTCGGTCAAAATTTTCCACAAATGTTCAATGGAATTAAGGTCTGGTGATCTTGCAAGCCATTCCAAGACCTGaacattatttttagtaaaccAATCCTTAGTTTTAGTGGCAGTATTCTTGGGATCATTACTTTGcttaaatgtaaaattagatCCGAGCCGAACTTTTCGAGCTGGTgacttcaatttttgttttaaaatgtttttgtattgcACTTAATCCATTATGTATGGAGCAGGTGcatattaagaaaaatatttaaagtcatCTCCAATTTTAAAGTCATCTCCAATTTATTAATACTGATGTAGTATTAATAAATTGGAGTTTTTTGACACCCTTCTAAGACATAGAACCCCATACCATCACGTTACCATCACCATGCTTGACAATTCTTCTCACGCAGCTTAATTTGTAGGCTTCACCGGCTTTCCTCCAAACTTTTTGGGCTCCAtcagataattttaaattgaacttCAATTCGTTGCTCTACAGGatttttttccagaaatttAACGGCATGTTTTTAAACTTCATAGCAAACTCCAATCGTCTTTTCATGTACTTCTTACTCAAATATGCTTTATTACGCACAAGTTGTCTTTAAGATCTTTGGTTTTGGATACAATTTATGATTGTCTGATGAGATAATTTGATTCCAAAATTCTCTTCAGCTTTCTCAGCCAGTTTTCGAGCATAAATAAAGCGATATTTCTTGACTTGTGTAATTAAGTTTCTATCAAAACTCTAAGAAGTCTTCTTTTTGCGACCCTCCCCGTCTATTGTAGCTGTTGTTCCGATCAAATTATAATTCTTCATTATGTCGTTtgcttaaaaatttcaataaattttacgtaaaattaattaaacctaCCTAAATAACGCTTGATCGGGTAATTGTTTTACAAGCCTATTCAAAAATACGGACAATTAATAAACCAACTGATACATGAATCAACATATATGCACGCTAAGTAACATCCTATTCCCAATGGAATTAAAATGACAGACAAAGTAGTTATTGTAATTCattgtttttagaataatttagagggtaaatgtttaatttttgaaaaatattgtttggtTGGATATTGTTTTGAGACACACTTGATTTCTCGTACTTTTGagcatattaaatatttttttgatctcTTGTAGATTATGTACTTGTTTAAGCTAAAATTCTCTCAATATCTCAAATCTCAAATTCTCGATCTTTTTGATATAACGGGTGATGCGGAAGTTATCGGACAAAATAAAAACgtcaataacttatttataaataaaaaaacaaactaatattatattttttttaaataaagcatttatcttttaataaaaatatattattttttatatgaaaaaacacCACCATCTGCAATTGATCTCAATTTTGCTCTGACGCCTTTCATATGCGactgtaaaaagtttaaatcaatTTCTTGTAGTTTTAGTTTAATGCGATCAATCAAAACTTGCTCTGTTGAAGCTTGCCAATCTCCCTCGTAAACCTTCTGTGCCAAATGTCcccaaaaattttcaattggtCGTGCTTGAGGCACATTTTGGGGATTGGACTCTTTATCAACGTAATAGACATATTGGTCCATCCAATTTAGAGAATCTTTAGAATAATGAGAACTTGCTAAATCTGGccaaaatatatagttaaagtCTCCATGATACTTGTGAATAAATGGAAGAAGTCGTTTTTCTAaacattcattaatatagattGATGAATTGATCGCTACAGCCTTGGAAGTGCGAAACAATGGCTCGGACATACCACGGTCAGATATGGCTATCCACATTAATAAATTGTTTGGAAATTTCTCTTTTCCTATAAAACGAACACTTTCTGGGCAtgtctttttgttgtttgtGTAGTATCCAGAACTTCCAGGCATGTTGTCCCCtgcaaaacaaaagtatttttcgtCATCGATGACTTAAAGCGATTTTGTTTTATAGAGTTGGCTAACTAGTATCCTGCTTCTTTTCTTTGCCTTTATTTGTTGTTCTATAGTGTATTTTGGAGTCTTTTCAcgttttctatatttaatattcattttttttaactgacgACCAATTATCGATTGATTTACACCGAATTTAATACCTATTTTTCTCTGACTGACCCCTTTTCGATTGTTGACAAGTCTCGTTAATTCGGCTTTCTTTTCTCTAGTCCAGGATGTCGGACGACCACGGTGCTTTCTATCAGAAAACGATTGAACAGTTTCAAATCTTTTTAGGTTATCATATATTGTACTTCGAGCAAATCCTTCCTTTTCAAAACGatttacgattttttttttttttatattaggtttatttacaaaaaacatttttagtcgCTTTCGAAAAGGTTCTCGTTCAGCTGCATTTAacctcattttaaataattgtgtttcaaataataaagtttatattttatagaacgTTTATGCCATGgcataaaaccacaaaaactaattattatgcTCAAATCATGAAATTAGGATTTGTCCGATAACTTCCGCATCAACcgttataaaacaatatttttgttctCATTAGACATGGAGAACAGAATGTTTAACATATATTCCCCGAAAGTATCAAGTCCAAAAAAACACAATATCAACCttagttaacaataaaatcaaattagaaaTGGCAATAAATTTAAACGGAAGAAACACCTTATTGCTAATTAAGAACACGTAGACATTTTCACGTGGTTTGTGTCAAAAAATAGTcaattattaccaaaaaatggtttaataCTGAAAggaaaagcaataaaaattaagaaccATTAGAGTtgtattttaaagcatttgatTGTTGGTTTCATTATCAAATAATATGACTGTTTTATTGGATAAAGCTACGcttttaacattgttttcaaACTACaaacttgaaaatgtttttaatgccAATGAGTTTGGATTCTTTTCCTAGTGTCTACTAAACGTACCATTTACCACTAGCAATCAGCTAAAAAGTTGGATTGcggaaaaattttaaagaatgtgTAAAGaagtttgtcttattttttcCAGCTCAGGACAGGAAAGTAGAAATTCTAGTGGATCCACATTTTAAAGAGCTGAGCAACATTAATCTAATATTTCTTCTCCCTCGCACCACATCTATGCTTCAACCCATGGATTAAGGCGTAATACAAACCCTGTCAAAAATCGTGCATCTGTGTGTATATGTGCTGACGATAATAACGCAGCCCTGCCTAAAATTCTATCCTTCAAGCCATGAAATGATCTTTGAAAAGCTTCAAAATGCTTGCCTACTTCAGCCATTGGATAATTTACTTTGTTTGAAAGATTAggttttaaaagtgtttttttcgttgctttttttaaacttagatTTTTATACTATGATTAGTAAGAacgaaattaaaattataaacgaggaaaaacttaaatcattagaagttttgttattaaaaattatataaagaaatgcGAAATTTCAAACTGATAAAGTGGATAAAATATTCcaatcaaaaaaatactatttaaaaataccatattaggaactttaaaaaaacgcaTTGAGTTAGCagtaagaaaacaaaatttcataaaaacaacCGTTGAGGAGTTAAAAAGTTTGGTTCACTCAAAACactttaatccaaaaaaaaatgatcattTCTTGACATAGAGTTGAAAAAGTTTATCTACGGTGAACTTACAAATATGGCTTAGCAAGTATTTTAAAGCCAATTAATACTAGACgaagtaaatatttaataaaatgagaTGAAAGAAAAGTTAAGACTTCTGGAAGATAGAAACCAAAATAATTTAAGGGTTGATAGTATATGCAAAAgcgaatttaaaaaatgttacttaatattaaaaaaatatccataaaaatatattgtgtggTAATTTTTTATACCATCATGGGACTTATATCacaaaattttagaatcctACAAATACATCCAAAACAGATATTGCactttttgagttaaaaaatcaAAGGAAGTAAGTTCAACATTTatttagaatgatttttttgtaaagttgaacttattacatttattatattattatattttcaataaactataattactctatttataatattaagttttagattaatataaaaagtttgagcaaataaaaccaaaaaagtattttttttctttcaaaaactatattttcttgaaaatagtttttcgaacaattgattttttgccaaaagattttaaaaacattttagattttaaaaacaataaattgtttttacactAAATTGGTTATGGGAAAGCAAAActaaatcaaatatttcaaactacCATCTCACATAAAGACTGGTTTGGTGAAAATTGAGCATTGAAATTGAGAAAGGAAACTCAAAGCAGGGAAGggatattgtttatttttaaaatcttcataaTTTAACAAATCAAGTTCTCCATGTTCGCGATTACTTTTCTCTGCATCTTGTCAAAATTAGAACTAATAGTGGAAAAATTTCCACTATCAGTCTTTAGCACTGATGGCGTagtaaatgaaaacaaaagtCATCAACAAAAAAGCTAATGCTTGTTTACTTCAGCAACAGCTCGAGACACTGGCGTCAAAAATCAGTTTGACGCCTGCATCTCGATCTGTTTACCTCATCATTGCCATCATTGCTCATCATTAGCATTTTTAAAGATGTGCTAGAAACATATAAGAATGTCATCATTAACATTTCTAAAGATGTGCTAGAAACATATAAGAATGTCAAGGAGATCATTGACCATATTCATTTGgatgatgtatttttttttcattttctgcaatttaaaaatgacaaacatttttattatgaattattaaattaaaaatagcaacagCTGTGGTTTGTTTACCTTTAAAACGTAGCTATTGATATATCTTTGTAATATCGTTCGCTAAAATGATGCAATATGATCATTAatcaacaattatttaaaaaaatttaaagtggtattgaataattaaaaacctAATATTTTGGTTAAAGAGTTACTTTAAGAGTTACCATAAGAATATCATCTAGTTTGTTAAACATTACTAATGAAATTCCTTAAAGGTTCATATTAGGaactttcatttatttataatttatattattcacTTATAGCTCCTAATCATAAAACaatcatgttttttataatCTGGCATTTCTATCTATTTTTCCTATGCTCATTAGATCCACAATTTTAGATCGTGTTTTACTTCCTTATTTTGAgctgaataataaaaaattttgaagcgTTTCACAAGCATCTACTAATTAAACATTAGATGGGCGTGGCGGGGCTTTAACTTGAGTTCCTTTGACAGAAGTGAGCTTCAAGGATTCTTATTACGCCTTGATCCAAGGTCAGAAAGACAGATATGGTGTTAGGAAGAAATTTCATGTTGATTTTGCTTACCCCATTTTCCAATATTTGATTCTAATATTTGCAAAGAAGTTGCTTGATATGCTAAAAACATTACAGGGTTTTAgatttgctaataaaaaatgtaggcaattttttttcttgttgcaCTTCCAATTGCGGtttgaaagtttaaatttcTTACATAAATAGattagattttaaagttttctgaTATTTGGCccaaaaatagttattaaatgatTGTTcttattatacaataataatgataatgtaAAACTTAAGTAACCCAATTCATcagataattaaatttaaatcatataaaaccTAATCCTTGTCCTCCACGTGGCACGCAGAGGATAATTTTGAGAAGATTCAACCATATTTAGATAAAACCCTTGAAACTACATAATACACTAATTtcaatttaacgtttttactcTGAGCCCGCGAAATCCGCTCTAGAAAAACTTAACGAAAAATGTACCCGcacctttaaaaattttttgaagttatttttttgaagtgATGCAAGGTCTTGTAAAATGTCTTTTCAGCATCTGCAATCAGTTGCGGAACTAGcgtttttgatgtttcagatatgaaaattttaGAGTTCTCAAAACTCGAAATTTAAGTACATCCATTAGGTTTGATGCAATAATAACGTATTTCAAAATCATTCTgtgaaaccttttttaaatcatgaaaaATTCTATTCTAAACACaactaattcaaaaataattaaatatttaaaaattttcttaggtcaaaaaaaaagttatttttacagataagataaaaaatctATACTTCCATTTTGCTAAGATTAATTTGATCTAAGATATaagcaataaatatataacaaagtttaaaaagttaatttttttttgttagcatCATCAGACTTTACATCTCATTTACATCGGATGCCCATAGCTCGATGTCCTCTTTCAGTCCTCATTTAATTTATGCACGCTTTTGAATGAGACTTCGACTCCAGGGTTATGTCTTATCAAAGTTTCTTGGGCTTGAATACAGCTTGTATCCAGGAACAGCTAGTAAACCTTGCTGTGTTTTTTTCAATGGCTATCTTTCTTCAGGGATTAGAAGGTGTCTTAGTATGAAGTAAATTGCTCTGGTGTTCCACCTAGCTGAGTGAGATAACGACAGCTTGGTTGACAAATCCAGGTTGGGTAAAATATTGGTATTAAGTAGTGCCTAAAGGCACtggaaaacttgaaaaaaacacaacaattgtttattgtttaaaatagtaTTGGCATAtttgtatcaaataaatttttgaactgttaaaaaaaaaaaacctagtCAATAGCTTATAATCATCTCGCCAGGTTTTTACAGTAAGAAGAAGATGAGACATTTTATTCAGAAATTTGTATGATTCTTTTAAATGTGgaaacttttcttttagtttctttataaacttaaaataagtttaagaaGGAAATTTTGTTGGTGTTGGAAAGTAGAAAatgaacacttttttcaaagCAAGTTTCAAAATGTGTGCATTGCACCCATagttataaataagtataataagTAGGTCTTTTAAATAGCTGAGACCTAAAAATCCCTATTATTCCACCAGAACCATCATAAGatcatcataaaataaaatgtagttatttatttaatatgcatttacagataaacaatataaattttactaacCTGTATTGACATATCAGGTATCACAAATAACTAGAGATACTTTATGAGCAACATCATACTCTAACAATGTTTCCTATATCATAGCTGCCAGATTTTTTGGGGTTCTTTTAGTATGTAGTGTTTTGAGAccaatgtattaaaatattggTTTCTCTGACTGAAGGGAAAGATTGCCCCTTAGTTCCACTGAAGGGCAATGACCTCTTTTGTTTCACTTTCCTAACACAATAATCATATGGTACCACAGCTTTCCCATCAAAATGTAAGATAAAAGATGGTTTTGTAGACCAAGGGTTTTAATTTTACTCAGAGTTGTAATTTGCAACATTTTACAAGCTCTAAAAGTAGCAGATTGATGTGGAGTAGGAATATTTTCATGGAAACAACTTAATGAGCGAGTTGTCCTAGCTCCCTTTTGGGTAGAGATAGCAGCTACTGCGCATATGATAGCAATTGGAATTGCCCTAAACCAAAGATAaagtatttacataaaaaaaatatatatatttttatattgagaaGTATTATTACTCACTTTTGATTTGAGCTTTGTTTTTGAAGACCAAGTTTGTAAttgctttatataataaaaacccaTAACTTTTGCTATCAACTGCCTGTTAGCAAGGTGCTCAACAACTGTTTGACTGGTTGATACACAGCTCTTTCTATTAGCCATTTAATGGTCATAAAAGATCTTTTCTTTTGTCttgatttaaatacttttgtcGAGGAGATCAAATACCATAAGAAAATCCAAAGTAGATTTTCTCTTCGAACATGTTTTGTAAGTATCCACGATTTCATTCAACTTTTCTGTGATGCTCTGGATACTGACGGCAAGCTAAATTTTGACAGCTTACGGCCAAACTTAATATTCGAGAACTGCTTAAGTCTTTCGCTTTTTTTGCATTGCATCTTTTGATGGAGGAGCAAAAGGAGGGAGGGGTGTTAACTAAATGGTGATAGTAGCCAAGAATGTGCTGAATTTCTAGAAAAGATTTGAAATTAGACAGACTTTTTGTTCGCAATCCATATGCAGTAGCTGTCGCCAGAAGAGCCCTGGATTCTTTTGAGTCAAATTTAGAATCCTCAAATGATACCAATTTATAATAcgtttatagatattttttcatttctttatgATAAACACTTCCCCAAAGTAGTAAAACCAATTAAACTTAAAGACATAAATTCaccttggttgagtaaaggggTTAAAAAATCATCTAAGCGGAAACAACGGTTATATATAAagcaccttaaaaaaatatgcgATAAAACAAAATTGGAATACAAGAGTTATGCAAGTCTctttgagaaaattaaaaaagccgCTAATgctaattattataataaactacTTGAAAAGTGTCAAACAGATTCTAGGAAAACATGgcaattattaaatgaaatttttggtAAACCAGAAATTAACAAACCGTGCTTTcctaaaactataaaaatcaaCCACAAAACAATTGATGATGAAAACGTCATTGCAAATGAGTTTAACAACTTCTTTGTTAATATAGGATCTAAACCTGCATCCCAAGTTGCTAgtgtaaataaatcttttgataaatatttagatcgtaataaaaatgaattgaatAACGAAAAACTAACCATGTTAGAATTTAACAATGCTTTTAAAAgcctaaaaagaaacaaagcaaCCGGAATCGACGATATCAATAGCAACATTATAATTAACTGCCAAAACAAGCTTAAAGttcctttatttaaaatatttaaacactcCATAGAGGAAGGTATCTTTCCTGAAAAACTGAAAACTGCGAAAgtaaaacctatttttaaatcaggagatACAAGTGAAATAGGcaattacagaccaatatcaATACTTTCTGCATTCTCTAAGATACTTGAGAGAACTATGCACAATAGagtgtatactttttttaaagaaaataattttatttactccAAGCAATTcgactttcaaaaaaatacatcaacTGAACACACAATCCTTCACCtagttgatgaaataaaaaacttttttacaaacgGAGAAGTTACATTAGGTGTATTCATAGATCTCTCtaaggcttttgatacagtcgaccacaaaatattattatccaAGCTTAACATTTATGGCATAAGGGGTGGAACGAATAAATGGATAGAAAACTACTTAGACAAACGTGTGCAATCTATATACTATGGAGATAATAAACTCTCTAATCCTTCTTTATTAAAGTGTggtgttcctcagggttcaATTTGGgcctttgctttttttaatcttttttaacgATCTCTATCGAGCATCAAAAAGAATTTcaactataatgtttgctgatgatagcaacttttttatttccgGAAAAATTATAAACGAACTGTTCGTAGAAATGAAtcaagaattagaaaaaattactgAATGGTTTAGggcaaataaactttctattAACTCAAGTAAAACgaagttttctttatttcatccttcttataaaaaaaaagaagtcgaATCTTCTCTTCcaaaattgtttattgaaaatagaGAAATAAGTAGGGATAatgttactaaatttttaggtgtttttattgacgaaAATCTAAATTGGAATAAACATATCGCCTATTTAGGTagtaaaa includes:
- the LOC136081394 gene encoding uncharacterized protein LOC136081394, whose amino-acid sequence is MPGSSGYYTNNKKTCPESVRFIGKEKFPNNLLMWIAISDRGMSEPLFRTSKAVAINSSIYINECLEKRLLPFIHKYHGDFNYIFWPDLASSHYSKDSLNWMDQYVYYVDKESNPQNVPQARPIENFWGHLAQKVYEGDWQASTEQVLIDRIKLKLQEIDLNFLQSHMKGVRAKLRSIADGGVFSYKK